Proteins from a single region of Mucilaginibacter daejeonensis:
- a CDS encoding ABC-three component system middle component 4 — protein sequence MALSFIVPDFELNTKLARALVILRNLSLNKAGNKILTIEKLAVYDFLLRHPHILHGILKSQGRKMLILRPEELTSINKEYPNTNGLYTHRDLSITLQILILQGYASANLTKDNEAVYTITAEGANFADGLETEYVMRLHEISNPINQLLSLNYRQLMAAIKPYINGK from the coding sequence ATGGCTTTGTCTTTCATTGTACCAGACTTTGAATTAAATACAAAGTTAGCGAGGGCTCTAGTGATTTTACGAAATCTTTCACTTAACAAAGCCGGCAATAAGATTTTAACTATTGAAAAGCTAGCTGTTTATGACTTCCTACTTCGGCATCCACATATCTTACACGGTATATTGAAGAGTCAAGGTAGGAAGATGTTAATTCTACGCCCTGAAGAACTAACATCGATTAACAAAGAGTATCCTAATACAAACGGTCTTTATACTCATCGAGACCTTAGCATTACGCTTCAAATTTTAATACTACAGGGTTATGCCAGTGCTAATTTGACTAAAGACAATGAGGCCGTTTATACAATCACCGCCGAGGGGGCAAATTTCGCGGATGGGCTTGAAACGGAATATGTTATGCGTCTACACGAAATTTCGAATCCAATTAATCAGTTACTTAGCCTAAACTATCGCCAATTAATGGCGGCAATTAAACCTTATATCAATGGAAAATAA
- a CDS encoding RagB/SusD family nutrient uptake outer membrane protein, protein MKKKLLTIIMGVAVTLNYSCRKNLLTPVNQTQVADQNGQPFSTAARIQSQVLALYANARNGQYLGGRFQVYNDVKADNYINTSGNQITASNTWAANVNTTSTEVQNLWAQAYFDINLCNVFIDGMATYNGATTVGAATAANYIAEAKFLRAVAYYSLLQLYARPYVDGNGSKPGVPLRLKGLTTYSDQSLAKSTVAEVYAQILKDLNEAEAGLPLNYSSVATTNVVNNVIRAHRNTAIAYKTRVYLTMGQYANVITEANKIVGATNFSAAGGSLAASGSAGVNFALQPSVLSVFRTPYLTFESVFSVPFVVSTEQPGTQTALASFWYASASTPGNADFYLNPNGVLADANWKTTDDRRVNFVFTPTTGTFAGKPFLSKFNAVGTFLDYAPVMRYAEVLLNLAEARARLNGLDPQAIDLLNAIRQRSDKTTLFTAATLGSGANLVSTILQERNIEFLGEGLRNIDFMRTLGTIPGKQNIAAVPPSSPQYIWPISNDELLYNTLIGGSNN, encoded by the coding sequence ATGAAAAAGAAATTACTGACCATCATAATGGGTGTTGCGGTTACCCTGAACTACTCGTGCCGCAAAAACCTCCTGACCCCTGTGAACCAAACACAGGTGGCTGACCAGAACGGACAGCCGTTCTCTACCGCTGCGCGTATCCAAAGCCAGGTATTAGCCTTATACGCCAATGCTCGTAACGGACAATACCTTGGCGGCCGTTTTCAGGTATACAATGACGTAAAAGCTGATAACTATATCAATACCTCGGGTAACCAGATCACTGCATCAAACACCTGGGCTGCTAACGTGAACACTACGAGTACGGAGGTGCAAAATCTTTGGGCACAGGCTTACTTTGATATCAATCTTTGTAACGTGTTCATCGATGGTATGGCCACCTACAATGGTGCTACTACCGTGGGTGCAGCAACTGCCGCTAACTACATTGCTGAAGCTAAATTTTTACGTGCGGTGGCATATTACAGCTTACTGCAGCTTTATGCCCGCCCTTATGTTGATGGTAATGGTAGCAAACCAGGCGTTCCGTTGCGTTTAAAAGGATTGACCACTTATTCGGATCAGTCACTCGCTAAAAGTACTGTTGCCGAAGTTTACGCACAGATCTTAAAAGACCTGAACGAGGCTGAGGCTGGCTTACCGCTTAACTACAGCAGCGTGGCTACCACCAACGTGGTTAATAATGTGATCAGAGCGCATCGCAATACCGCGATTGCCTACAAGACCAGGGTGTATTTGACCATGGGCCAGTATGCCAACGTGATCACCGAGGCCAACAAGATCGTAGGTGCTACTAATTTCAGCGCAGCAGGTGGTTCACTTGCGGCAAGCGGATCAGCAGGTGTGAACTTTGCGTTACAGCCAAGTGTGTTAAGCGTGTTCAGAACGCCTTACCTGACCTTCGAATCGGTGTTCTCGGTGCCTTTCGTAGTATCTACCGAGCAGCCAGGTACACAAACCGCTTTAGCATCTTTTTGGTATGCTAGCGCCAGCACCCCAGGCAACGCTGACTTTTATTTGAATCCTAACGGCGTATTAGCCGATGCTAACTGGAAAACGACCGATGACCGTCGTGTGAACTTTGTGTTCACTCCAACCACCGGTACATTTGCGGGTAAGCCATTCCTGAGCAAGTTCAATGCCGTAGGTACCTTCCTGGATTATGCACCAGTAATGCGTTATGCTGAGGTGTTACTGAATCTGGCCGAGGCCCGCGCCCGTTTGAACGGTTTAGATCCACAGGCTATCGATCTGTTGAACGCGATCCGTCAACGTTCAGACAAGACCACTTTGTTCACAGCGGCAACCTTGGGTAGCGGCGCTAACCTGGTGAGCACTATCCTGCAAGAGCGTAATATCGAGTTCCTGGGTGAAGGTTTGCGCAATATCGATTTCATGCGTACACTGGGCACCATTCCGGGCAAACAGAACATCGCGGCCGTGCCACCAAGCAGCCCGCAATACATCTGGCCAATATCTAACGACGAATTATTATACAACACGCTGATCGGTGGATCTAATAATTGA
- a CDS encoding nuclear transport factor 2 family protein: MDDYQLIEQAYQAFNNRDIDAALKLMHPQVKWPRAWEGDHAIGHEEVRSYWTRQWQEINPVVTPIHIGQQADGTLTVTVHQVVRDLDGNLIFDGTVLHLYTISNGLIKQMVIGAV, translated from the coding sequence ATGGACGACTACCAACTGATTGAACAAGCTTATCAGGCTTTCAATAACCGGGATATCGATGCGGCGTTGAAACTCATGCATCCGCAGGTAAAATGGCCCAGGGCCTGGGAGGGGGACCATGCCATTGGTCATGAGGAGGTGCGCAGTTACTGGACCCGCCAGTGGCAGGAGATCAACCCGGTGGTCACGCCTATCCACATCGGGCAGCAGGCCGACGGTACGCTTACCGTCACGGTGCATCAAGTGGTCAGGGACTTGGACGGAAACCTGATCTTTGATGGTACGGTACTTCACCTGTACACCATAAGCAATGGCCTGATCAAGCAAATGGTGATCGGGGCGGTGTGA
- a CDS encoding response regulator has product MTLSADPYIAQRAAVKERSDRLMNYFLPAHFLIGIALAFFYDTWLVAFAVGGICLVAYYSVKWLLPTSSLYQYVLSAILGVYMAQFIYQMHGLFEMHFFAFISSALLITYQKWKLQLPLLIVVVVHHATFSYMQNIGVANVFFTQLNYFDLQTFLIHAALTGVIMFICGLWAFQLNKYNEELVEQTVKMTDLQRQAELAEERRRNAEKLEKANQELQEKNVELERARSTADRANQEKSIFLATMSHEIRTPMNGVIGMASLLSQTELSDEQRMFAETISSCGDTLIHVINNILDFSKIESGNLELEHADLNLRELIETVLDMFGIKAAQHGLELIYDIDEKVPEHVIGDQLRLKQVLINLISNAIKFTEHGEIGVKVTASQQSGGANIQFEIWDTGIGISEQNIKKLFRSFSQADASTSRKYGGTGLGLAICQRLVQLMNGDISVSSELGRGSRFVFSVKLEPGQTPQVSTAKVDLNLIKGKKVLLVDDNVTNLNILERQFINWELTPLVATSGHDAIQALRTIYDIDLVITDMDMPEMNGVELSKAITLLYPTLPIILLSSLAEEIGSHNRALFTSVMTKPIKQQVLFKQVVNALRVHIQAAPEKLTENVISKELAIQYPFQMLVAEDNNVNQLVIRQILSKMGYTPTIVPDGQQAVDITAHTPFDLVLMDVQMPVMDGLEATRLIRQMDISQPIIIALTANVMENDIKACMDAGMNDFVSKPVKPEMLVSTFIKWYKARYASQQDALSLPAAEL; this is encoded by the coding sequence ATGACATTATCTGCAGATCCTTACATCGCCCAACGGGCAGCCGTTAAAGAACGGTCGGACCGGTTGATGAATTATTTTTTGCCTGCTCACTTTTTGATCGGCATAGCCCTGGCCTTTTTTTATGATACCTGGCTGGTGGCCTTTGCCGTTGGTGGTATTTGCCTGGTGGCTTATTACTCGGTCAAGTGGTTGCTGCCCACGTCAAGCTTATATCAGTACGTACTGAGTGCCATACTGGGCGTTTATATGGCGCAGTTCATTTACCAGATGCATGGCTTGTTCGAGATGCACTTCTTTGCGTTCATTTCCAGCGCGCTGCTCATCACCTATCAAAAATGGAAGCTGCAACTGCCGCTGCTCATCGTGGTGGTGGTGCACCATGCTACCTTTAGCTACATGCAAAATATAGGCGTTGCCAACGTGTTCTTTACACAGCTCAACTACTTTGATCTGCAAACCTTCCTGATCCACGCGGCCTTAACGGGTGTGATCATGTTCATTTGTGGTCTTTGGGCATTTCAGCTTAACAAGTATAACGAAGAACTGGTAGAGCAGACCGTTAAGATGACCGACCTGCAACGCCAGGCCGAACTGGCCGAGGAGCGTCGCCGCAATGCCGAAAAGCTGGAAAAGGCCAACCAGGAGTTACAGGAAAAGAACGTTGAACTGGAACGCGCCCGTTCCACCGCCGACAGGGCCAACCAGGAAAAGAGCATCTTTTTGGCCACCATGAGCCACGAGATACGCACCCCGATGAATGGGGTGATCGGTATGGCGTCGCTGTTATCGCAAACCGAACTTTCTGACGAGCAACGGATGTTCGCAGAAACGATATCGAGCTGTGGCGATACCCTGATCCATGTGATCAACAACATCCTCGACTTCTCGAAGATCGAATCGGGCAATCTGGAACTGGAACATGCCGACCTTAACCTGCGCGAACTGATCGAGACCGTGTTGGACATGTTCGGCATCAAGGCCGCGCAACATGGCCTCGAGCTTATATACGATATCGATGAGAAAGTGCCCGAGCATGTGATCGGCGATCAGCTTCGCCTTAAACAAGTACTGATCAACCTGATCAGCAATGCGATCAAATTTACCGAACATGGCGAGATCGGTGTCAAGGTGACCGCAAGCCAACAAAGCGGCGGAGCGAATATCCAGTTCGAGATATGGGATACCGGCATCGGCATCTCCGAGCAGAATATCAAGAAACTGTTCCGCTCCTTCTCACAAGCCGATGCATCTACCTCACGCAAGTATGGCGGCACAGGCTTGGGTCTGGCCATTTGCCAGCGTTTGGTGCAGCTCATGAACGGCGACATTAGCGTGAGCAGCGAGTTGGGCCGGGGATCGCGTTTCGTGTTCTCGGTCAAGCTTGAGCCTGGCCAAACGCCACAGGTAAGTACGGCAAAAGTGGACCTGAATTTGATCAAGGGCAAAAAGGTGTTGCTGGTAGATGATAACGTGACCAACCTTAACATCCTCGAAAGGCAGTTCATCAACTGGGAGCTTACGCCTTTGGTGGCCACCTCAGGACATGATGCCATACAGGCGCTGCGCACCATCTATGATATCGATCTGGTGATCACCGATATGGACATGCCTGAGATGAACGGCGTAGAACTATCCAAGGCCATCACCTTGTTATATCCTACACTGCCGATCATCCTGCTTAGCTCACTGGCCGAAGAGATCGGCTCTCATAACCGGGCACTATTCACCTCGGTGATGACCAAGCCGATCAAACAGCAAGTATTATTTAAACAGGTAGTGAACGCCTTAAGGGTACATATACAGGCTGCACCCGAAAAGCTGACCGAGAATGTCATCTCTAAAGAACTGGCCATTCAGTACCCGTTCCAAATGTTGGTAGCAGAGGACAACAATGTGAACCAATTAGTGATCAGGCAAATACTGAGCAAAATGGGCTACACCCCTACCATTGTACCCGATGGCCAGCAGGCGGTGGATATAACGGCCCATACGCCATTTGACCTTGTCTTGATGGATGTACAAATGCCGGTTATGGACGGCCTGGAGGCCACACGCCTGATCAGGCAAATGGATATCAGCCAGCCGATCATCATCGCCCTGACGGCCAACGTGATGGAGAACGACATCAAAGCCTGTATGGATGCCGGCATGAATGATTTTGTATCGAAACCGGTAAAACCAGAGATGTTGGTGAGCACGTTCATCAAATGGTATAAGGCCCGTTATGCGTCGCAGCAGGATGCCTTGAGCTTACCTGCCGCCGAGCTATAG
- a CDS encoding DUF6436 domain-containing protein yields MKKILAAVWLVLLASAVAALFWYNELKYQLPTPVPVDYHQVAKGTLIRLPATAQGQGDRPLFLHFFNPDCPCSRFNINMFKTLVKQYEGRINFKIVVMSKKPFTEQEIQQKFDIGIPVIFDQQVAIKCGVYSTPQAVVLDTHQRLFYRGNYNRSRYCTDERTNYARLAVDGALQQKNIKFDRYALTSYGCSLPDCKN; encoded by the coding sequence TTGAAAAAGATATTAGCCGCTGTTTGGCTTGTTCTGTTGGCATCGGCCGTGGCTGCCCTGTTTTGGTACAACGAGCTGAAGTACCAGTTGCCTACCCCTGTTCCTGTTGATTACCATCAGGTAGCTAAGGGTACCCTGATCAGGCTGCCTGCTACCGCACAGGGTCAGGGCGACAGGCCATTGTTCCTGCATTTTTTTAACCCCGACTGCCCATGCTCGAGGTTCAACATCAATATGTTCAAGACCCTGGTAAAGCAGTATGAGGGGCGCATAAATTTTAAGATCGTGGTGATGAGCAAAAAGCCTTTTACCGAGCAGGAGATACAACAAAAGTTCGATATTGGCATACCTGTCATATTTGATCAGCAGGTGGCCATTAAATGTGGGGTCTACTCTACCCCGCAGGCCGTGGTGCTTGACACGCACCAACGTTTATTTTACCGCGGCAATTATAACCGAAGCCGCTATTGTACTGACGAACGCACCAATTATGCACGCCTTGCCGTTGACGGGGCATTGCAACAAAAAAATATAAAGTTCGATCGTTATGCGCTCACCTCGTACGGGTGCAGCCTTCCCGATTGTAAAAATTGA
- the metG gene encoding methionine--tRNA ligase, whose protein sequence is MEAQKYKRYTITAALPYANGPKHIGHLAGAYIPADLYARYLRLKRREVVFACGSDEHGTAIANQAMKEGTTPRAIIDKYHELIKYCFDKLNISFDIYHRTSEPIHHQTAQDFFTVLNDKGDFEVKESEQYYDEQAGAFLADRYIVGTCPVCGNDNAYGDQCEKCGSSLSPDELIDPRSTLSGNKPVKRPTKHWYLPLDKYEGWLREWILEGHTEWKTNVYGQCKSWIDGGLHPRAVTRDLDWGIKVPVEGADGKVLYVWFDAPIGYISATKQWALDNGKDWKTYWQDPETKLVHFIGKDNIVFHCIVFPAMLKAHGEFILPDNVPANEFMNLEGDKMSTSRGWSIEMHEYLEDLPNKIDELRYYLTAIAPETADSEFTWKDYQARVNNELVAILGNLVNRVMILMHKFFDGKVESTTGAITLENEALNTELGKLYNDLEQSFESYKFRQAQQIMMDMARLGNRYLTEQEPWKTIKTDPEAARTALHNCLVLIGHIATCAQPFMPGTAQKIFNMLNWPADAVHFDEPISFANGHQLNAASLLFEKLEDEVIEKQVQKLIAKKASIEKPAEVSAPALVPAKENIVYDQFAAMDIRTGTILTAEKVAKTKKLLKLTIDTGLDQRTVVSGIAEYFEPEAIIGKQVSILVNLEPREIKGILSQGMILMAENAEGVLSFVSPGEGMHNGSVVR, encoded by the coding sequence TTGGAAGCTCAAAAATATAAACGTTATACCATTACTGCGGCCCTGCCTTACGCGAACGGGCCTAAACACATCGGTCACCTGGCCGGTGCCTATATACCTGCCGATCTGTATGCCCGTTACCTGCGCCTGAAACGCCGCGAGGTAGTGTTCGCCTGCGGATCTGACGAGCATGGTACCGCCATTGCTAATCAGGCCATGAAGGAGGGCACCACGCCACGCGCCATTATTGATAAATACCATGAGCTGATCAAATATTGCTTCGATAAGCTTAACATCTCATTCGATATTTATCACCGCACCAGCGAACCCATACACCACCAAACCGCTCAGGACTTTTTTACTGTATTGAACGATAAGGGCGACTTTGAGGTGAAGGAATCAGAGCAATACTATGATGAGCAGGCCGGTGCCTTTTTGGCCGACCGTTACATCGTAGGCACCTGCCCGGTATGCGGTAATGATAACGCTTACGGCGATCAGTGTGAGAAATGTGGCAGCTCATTAAGCCCTGACGAGCTGATCGATCCCCGGTCGACACTGAGCGGTAACAAACCCGTGAAGCGCCCTACTAAACACTGGTACCTGCCTTTGGATAAATATGAAGGATGGCTGCGCGAATGGATATTGGAAGGGCACACCGAATGGAAGACCAACGTATACGGCCAGTGCAAAAGTTGGATCGATGGCGGTTTGCACCCACGTGCCGTTACCCGCGATCTGGACTGGGGTATTAAAGTGCCTGTTGAAGGTGCCGACGGTAAAGTATTGTATGTTTGGTTCGATGCGCCGATCGGCTATATATCGGCCACCAAACAATGGGCTTTGGACAATGGCAAAGACTGGAAGACCTATTGGCAAGACCCGGAGACCAAACTGGTGCACTTCATCGGTAAGGACAATATCGTATTCCACTGCATCGTGTTCCCGGCCATGCTGAAGGCTCATGGCGAGTTCATTTTGCCTGATAATGTACCAGCCAACGAGTTCATGAACCTGGAAGGTGATAAGATGTCGACCAGTCGTGGTTGGAGCATCGAGATGCATGAATATCTGGAGGATCTGCCCAACAAGATCGACGAGCTGCGTTATTATTTGACCGCTATTGCCCCGGAAACCGCCGATAGCGAGTTTACCTGGAAAGATTATCAGGCCCGTGTGAACAACGAGCTGGTAGCCATTTTAGGCAACCTGGTGAACCGGGTAATGATCCTGATGCATAAGTTCTTTGATGGTAAAGTGGAAAGCACTACCGGAGCGATCACACTTGAGAACGAAGCGCTGAATACCGAGCTGGGTAAGCTATACAATGACCTGGAGCAAAGCTTTGAGTCGTATAAGTTTCGCCAGGCGCAGCAGATCATGATGGATATGGCCCGTTTAGGTAACCGTTACCTGACCGAACAGGAGCCATGGAAAACCATCAAGACCGACCCGGAAGCGGCACGCACTGCGTTGCACAATTGCCTGGTGCTGATTGGCCATATCGCTACCTGCGCTCAACCGTTCATGCCGGGTACGGCCCAAAAGATATTCAACATGCTGAACTGGCCGGCCGATGCTGTTCATTTTGATGAACCGATCAGTTTCGCCAACGGCCATCAACTCAATGCCGCTTCGTTGTTGTTCGAGAAGTTAGAGGACGAAGTGATCGAGAAACAGGTGCAAAAGCTGATTGCTAAAAAAGCGTCGATCGAGAAGCCTGCCGAAGTGAGTGCACCGGCATTGGTGCCTGCCAAAGAGAACATCGTTTACGATCAGTTCGCGGCGATGGATATCCGTACCGGAACCATCCTGACCGCCGAAAAGGTGGCCAAGACCAAAAAGCTGTTAAAGCTGACCATCGATACCGGTTTAGACCAGCGCACTGTGGTATCGGGCATTGCGGAGTACTTTGAGCCGGAGGCCATCATTGGCAAACAGGTAAGCATACTGGTCAATCTGGAACCCCGCGAGATCAAAGGCATCCTATCACAAGGTATGATCCTGATGGCCGAGAACGCCGAAGGCGTACTAAGCTTTGTATCGCCGGGCGAGGGCATGCACAATGGGTCGGTGGTACGCTGA
- a CDS encoding serine hydrolase domain-containing protein — protein MKPLYFRLPSLIVCTFMACAAFAQGLEQKIDAYLQQQHQAGKFNGNVLVVDHGKKLLTKSYGYADAAHSRALTTRDRFHIGSIAKEFDAVGIMMLVDEGKLKVTDHVSKYFPELHAWAASVTVLNLLQYTSGLPDVNWKTVKTDGDNWRDLLAVTQLKFEPGTQYDYNNNNTFMRRRLIEKISGMSFDRFVRERLLKPAGIRNAVIDPDENTPTLAKPFDNDLKAYPLIAPITGWTCLDLEDFLRWSNALNTFKLISPAATLQLSQPFKEGSQTGLGRNVMNDGKITEHTHDGVAIRYQALLHYQASASRTIILMTNQRQGNVYDLAAGIEQLLDNDPSKTK, from the coding sequence ATGAAACCTTTATACTTTCGCTTACCGTCTCTGATCGTTTGTACGTTCATGGCCTGTGCCGCCTTTGCACAAGGGCTTGAGCAAAAGATCGATGCTTATTTACAGCAGCAGCACCAGGCTGGCAAGTTCAACGGCAATGTGCTGGTGGTGGATCATGGTAAAAAGCTGCTCACCAAAAGCTATGGCTATGCCGACGCTGCCCACTCGAGGGCGTTGACCACTCGTGACCGCTTCCATATCGGTTCCATTGCCAAAGAATTTGATGCCGTAGGTATCATGATGCTGGTAGATGAGGGTAAGCTGAAGGTGACCGATCACGTGTCAAAATATTTTCCGGAGTTGCATGCCTGGGCGGCATCGGTAACGGTGCTTAATTTGTTGCAGTATACCAGCGGCTTGCCCGATGTGAACTGGAAGACCGTGAAGACCGACGGTGACAATTGGCGCGATCTGTTGGCCGTTACCCAGCTCAAATTTGAGCCCGGCACCCAGTACGACTACAATAATAACAATACCTTTATGCGCCGCCGCCTCATCGAAAAGATCAGCGGGATGAGTTTTGACCGTTTCGTGCGCGAGCGTTTGCTCAAGCCTGCCGGGATCAGGAACGCTGTTATTGACCCTGATGAAAATACCCCGACGCTGGCCAAGCCTTTTGATAACGACTTGAAAGCCTATCCGCTGATCGCACCCATAACAGGGTGGACCTGCCTCGACCTTGAAGACTTTTTACGTTGGAGCAACGCACTGAACACTTTTAAGCTGATTAGCCCCGCAGCTACCCTGCAGCTTAGCCAGCCTTTTAAAGAGGGCTCGCAAACCGGCCTGGGCCGAAACGTGATGAACGACGGCAAGATCACCGAACATACGCACGACGGGGTGGCCATTCGCTACCAGGCCCTGCTGCATTACCAGGCCAGCGCATCACGCACCATCATTTTAATGACCAACCAACGGCAGGGCAATGTTTACGATCTTGCCGCAGGTATTGAACAGCTATTGGACAATGACCCTTCGAAGACTAAGTGA
- a CDS encoding S66 peptidase family protein: MSITPPYLKKGDRVAIVCPAKKLPQPMDDAVALLGSWGLEVVLGDTVTASHHQFAGTDEQRAQDMQRFIDDDSIKAIFAARGGYGTVRMIDKVNFDRLRSNPKWIIGFSDITVLHSHIQHNFDVVTLHGQMPINIPDATGTSVETLRKALFGEESHYEIPAHPLDRTGNTAGVLTGGNLAILVSMLGSVSDVDYDDKILFIEDVGEYLYNIDRLMYTLDRAGKLKNLAGLIVGGFTDLKDNDIPFGQTAYEIIKAIVDKYPYPVCFDFPAGHVTNNCALLIGQPYTFEVSQVGTTLRPQQ, translated from the coding sequence ATGAGCATTACTCCTCCCTATCTTAAAAAAGGCGACCGCGTGGCGATCGTTTGTCCGGCTAAAAAGCTGCCGCAACCAATGGACGATGCCGTGGCCTTGCTTGGCTCGTGGGGGTTGGAAGTAGTATTGGGCGATACGGTAACGGCATCACATCACCAATTTGCGGGCACCGATGAGCAGCGAGCCCAGGATATGCAACGCTTTATTGATGACGACAGCATCAAGGCCATATTTGCCGCACGTGGGGGCTATGGCACGGTGCGCATGATCGATAAGGTGAACTTTGATCGTTTGCGCAGCAACCCCAAATGGATCATTGGCTTCAGCGATATCACGGTGCTTCACTCCCACATCCAGCATAACTTTGACGTGGTGACTCTGCACGGGCAAATGCCGATCAATATACCCGACGCTACTGGCACTTCTGTCGAAACCTTAAGAAAAGCCCTATTCGGTGAGGAATCACACTATGAGATACCCGCCCACCCACTTGATCGCACCGGCAATACAGCCGGAGTACTCACCGGTGGCAACCTGGCCATTCTGGTATCCATGTTAGGCTCAGTGTCGGATGTTGACTATGATGATAAGATCCTATTTATTGAGGATGTTGGCGAATATCTCTACAACATCGACCGCCTAATGTACACGCTCGATAGAGCGGGCAAACTGAAGAATCTTGCCGGACTGATCGTTGGTGGCTTCACCGATCTGAAAGATAATGACATTCCATTCGGGCAGACAGCTTACGAGATCATCAAGGCGATCGTTGACAAATACCCATACCCGGTGTGCTTCGACTTTCCTGCCGGGCACGTGACCAACAACTGCGCTTTGCTCATCGGCCAGCCATACACCTTTGAGGTGTCTCAAGTTGGCACTACCCTCCGCCCACAACAATAA
- a CDS encoding ABC-three component system protein produces the protein MIEFSLTGKNRKNLIIFIHGLTGDKMTWVNQSGQSFSDLLGGNREIKKKFDIADFIYYSKLLTSTSLKVVNSIVSKIFSGSSKKVKLNLDVDDISDLLLTEIKVKCAGYKSIVFIGHSLGGLIAKATILKAVGDKNIPPIKIFLSLAVPHDGANLASVAYALNKSAQLENLKPLSENVKALNNKWIQTPVEQLPKTIYFQGKYDMVVPNTSSIGYELSAQDVMHLDDDHTSISKPTSVKATLYLAVVKILKDFLDNNEITDVLKIQRLDDENKYNDEIFVLKLLIADVHNRNISSAKNSFYNAEFIRKVIVARNIITLDEFQQLYGLIEGLYNNAFGLLTSGKLLNGNDLITHIHEKIQSEDQTILKSISALSFIHKTGMLHQLANDIGNSIWWEDGHDMDTIENFKQSKNQ, from the coding sequence ATGATTGAATTTTCTTTAACGGGAAAAAATAGGAAGAACCTAATAATCTTTATCCATGGTTTGACAGGCGATAAAATGACCTGGGTAAATCAAAGTGGACAAAGCTTCAGTGATTTACTTGGAGGCAATAGGGAAATCAAAAAAAAATTTGACATCGCTGACTTTATTTATTATTCTAAACTTCTCACATCTACCAGTTTAAAAGTTGTGAATAGTATAGTGTCTAAAATATTTTCAGGCTCATCAAAGAAAGTGAAATTGAATCTGGATGTTGACGACATCAGTGATCTTCTTTTAACTGAAATAAAAGTTAAATGCGCCGGTTATAAAAGTATTGTTTTTATCGGACACAGTCTGGGTGGATTGATTGCAAAAGCTACAATTCTAAAAGCTGTAGGAGATAAAAATATTCCTCCGATAAAAATATTTTTGTCACTGGCTGTGCCTCATGACGGAGCTAATCTTGCATCTGTTGCATATGCCCTTAATAAAAGTGCACAATTAGAAAATTTAAAGCCTTTAAGCGAAAATGTTAAGGCTTTAAATAATAAATGGATTCAAACACCGGTTGAACAGCTTCCTAAGACTATATATTTCCAAGGAAAATACGATATGGTCGTTCCCAATACAAGCTCTATTGGCTATGAGCTATCAGCGCAAGATGTTATGCATTTGGACGATGATCATACCTCAATCTCTAAACCTACTTCTGTCAAGGCAACCCTATATTTAGCAGTAGTAAAAATTTTAAAGGATTTTTTGGATAATAACGAAATAACTGACGTTTTGAAAATTCAAAGACTTGACGACGAGAATAAGTATAATGACGAAATCTTTGTGTTAAAACTGTTGATTGCAGATGTTCACAATAGGAATATTTCTAGTGCAAAAAATAGTTTTTACAACGCAGAATTTATCAGGAAGGTAATTGTGGCTAGGAATATTATAACACTGGATGAATTCCAACAGCTTTATGGTTTAATTGAGGGTCTTTATAATAACGCATTCGGTTTATTGACGTCGGGCAAGTTGCTAAACGGCAATGATTTGATTACCCATATTCACGAAAAAATTCAAAGTGAAGATCAAACGATTTTGAAGTCAATCTCGGCACTTAGTTTTATTCACAAAACAGGAATGTTGCATCAGCTGGCTAATGATATTGGTAACAGTATATGGTGGGAAGATGGACATGATATGGATACGATTGAAAATTTTAAACAATCAAAAAATCAATAG